A genomic window from Arthrobacter globiformis includes:
- a CDS encoding glutamate--cysteine ligase, whose product MKIDFASSRQSTLGVEWELALVDAQTGELSSVANEVLRGVVARHPELNEDDEHPHIKQELLLNTVELVTGICETAAEAKEDLARSLAAVREVTDPMGVEVFCAGSHPFSPPQLQPVTDKERYAKLIDRTQWWGRQMVIYGVHVHVGLDRRSKVLPVLDGLVNYFPHFQALSASSPFWGGEDTGYASQRALMFQQLPTAGLPFQFPSWEEYESYVQDMFTTGVIDTISEIRWDIRPVPALGTIEMRICDGLATLEEVGAVAALTQCLVHEFSTTLDAGGSIPTMPPWHVQENKWRAARYGLDAIIILDAEGHEQLVTDHLLETLNRLEPIAAKLGCLDELADVEKIISRGAGYQRQRRVAAESGGNLQAVVLDLVKQMRNGPTA is encoded by the coding sequence ATGAAGATTGATTTCGCTTCATCCAGGCAATCAACTCTTGGTGTGGAATGGGAACTCGCGCTGGTGGATGCGCAGACCGGTGAACTGTCGTCCGTGGCCAACGAGGTCCTGCGCGGGGTGGTGGCACGGCATCCCGAGCTGAACGAGGATGACGAGCACCCGCACATCAAGCAGGAGCTACTCCTTAACACGGTGGAGCTGGTCACCGGCATCTGCGAGACCGCCGCGGAAGCGAAGGAAGACCTCGCCCGCTCCCTCGCCGCCGTTCGTGAAGTCACGGACCCGATGGGCGTGGAAGTGTTCTGCGCCGGAAGCCACCCGTTCAGCCCGCCGCAGCTGCAGCCGGTCACGGACAAGGAACGCTACGCCAAGCTGATCGACCGCACACAGTGGTGGGGCCGACAGATGGTTATCTACGGGGTCCACGTCCACGTCGGCCTGGACCGGCGCAGCAAGGTCCTCCCCGTGCTCGACGGCCTGGTCAACTATTTCCCGCATTTCCAGGCACTGTCCGCGTCCAGCCCGTTCTGGGGCGGCGAGGACACCGGCTACGCCTCGCAGCGGGCCCTCATGTTCCAGCAGCTGCCGACGGCGGGACTGCCCTTCCAGTTCCCCAGCTGGGAGGAGTACGAGTCCTACGTCCAGGACATGTTTACCACCGGCGTGATCGACACCATCTCAGAGATCCGCTGGGACATCCGCCCGGTGCCGGCCCTGGGCACCATTGAAATGCGCATCTGCGACGGCCTGGCCACGCTGGAGGAAGTGGGCGCCGTGGCCGCCCTGACGCAGTGCCTGGTCCACGAATTCTCCACCACCCTCGACGCCGGCGGCAGCATTCCCACCATGCCGCCGTGGCACGTCCAGGAAAACAAGTGGCGGGCCGCCCGCTACGGCCTGGACGCGATCATCATCCTCGACGCCGAGGGCCACGAGCAGCTCGTCACCGACCACCTGCTGGAGACGCTGAACCGGCTCGAACCGATCGCGGCCAAGCTCGGCTGCCTGGACGAGCTGGCCGACGTCGAAAAAATCATCAGCCGCGGTGCCGGGTACCAGCGCCAGCGGCGCGTGGCTGCCGAAAGCGGCGGAAACCTTCAGGCCGTGGTCCTGGACCTCGTAAAGCAGATGCGGAACGGCCCCACCGCGTAA